In the Gemmatimonadota bacterium genome, one interval contains:
- the coaBC gene encoding bifunctional phosphopantothenoylcysteine decarboxylase/phosphopantothenate--cysteine ligase CoaBC has product MLLGVTGGIASYKSASLARLLTQAGAEVDVVLTRSALEFIGAVTFEALTGRAVHTELIAPGHALDHIKLARGADLVLVAPATADTLARAAHGFANDLLTAALLATTAPVLIAPAMNDRMWGHPQTTRNVAHLREFGYHVIDPDVGDLAVGEGFGPGRMPEPETILFHAARLLEGHLPLAGRTIVVTAGPTREAVDPVRFISNRSSGKMGVAIAEAAWRRGAHVKLIAGPLGVTPAPVLDVERVTTTAEMRDAVARALPHADILVMAAAPSDFRPVTVSGSKIKKSGAPEAIALAPTPDILRDTMSARRPGAIIVGFALETDDVLANGASKLSAKGLDLIVVNDAREAGAGFEGDTNRVTFLSRDGASEPLPLLSKREVADAILDRVERQLGGR; this is encoded by the coding sequence ATCCTCCTCGGGGTCACGGGAGGGATCGCCAGCTACAAGTCGGCCTCGCTGGCGCGTTTGCTCACGCAGGCCGGCGCCGAGGTCGACGTTGTCCTGACGCGTTCGGCGCTGGAGTTCATCGGCGCCGTGACGTTTGAGGCGCTCACCGGGCGCGCGGTCCACACGGAGCTCATTGCCCCCGGGCACGCCCTCGATCACATCAAGCTCGCGCGAGGCGCAGACCTGGTGCTGGTTGCGCCGGCCACCGCCGACACACTCGCGCGCGCCGCACACGGCTTCGCCAACGACCTCCTCACGGCGGCGCTACTCGCCACGACGGCGCCGGTCCTCATCGCCCCGGCGATGAACGACCGCATGTGGGGACACCCCCAAACGACGCGCAACGTGGCGCACCTGCGCGAGTTCGGCTATCACGTCATCGACCCGGACGTTGGGGACCTCGCCGTCGGCGAGGGATTCGGCCCCGGTCGCATGCCCGAGCCGGAGACGATCCTCTTCCACGCGGCGCGGTTGCTCGAAGGGCACCTGCCGCTTGCCGGGCGCACCATCGTCGTGACCGCCGGCCCCACGCGCGAAGCGGTCGACCCCGTGCGGTTCATCTCCAACCGCAGCAGCGGGAAGATGGGAGTGGCGATCGCGGAGGCGGCGTGGCGACGGGGCGCGCACGTGAAGCTCATTGCCGGCCCGTTAGGCGTGACGCCGGCCCCGGTCCTCGATGTCGAACGCGTCACCACCACCGCGGAGATGCGTGACGCCGTCGCGCGCGCCCTGCCGCACGCCGACATCCTCGTGATGGCGGCGGCGCCGTCCGACTTTCGGCCGGTCACGGTGTCGGGGTCGAAGATCAAGAAATCCGGCGCCCCCGAGGCGATCGCCCTCGCCCCCACGCCCGACATCCTGCGCGACACGATGAGTGCCCGCCGGCCAGGGGCGATCATCGTCGGCTTCGCGCTGGAGACCGACGACGTTCTCGCGAACGGCGCCTCCAAGCTGTCTGCCAAGGGACTCGACCTGATCGTCGTGAACGACGCGCGCGAGGCGGGGGCCGGCTTCGAGGGTGATACAAACCGCGTCACCTTCCTCTCGCGGGATGGGGCAAGCGAGCCACTGCCGTTGCTCAGCAAGCGCGAGGTGGCCGACGCCATCCTCGACCGCGTCGAGAGGCAGCTCGGTGGACGCTAA
- a CDS encoding zf-HC2 domain-containing protein — translation MRELLPELLHDALSATDRVAVEAHLASCEDCAAEFALLRAAQRTMAGVRVPAFDTAAIVAALPRPGARALQIQPVASQRRRSPIFFRLAAAITFVSLGGMSLAVARSYFGSSPVAIVDSALTGEGPSPVAQQAALDAAPALASADTPVSSGSAASGPSVHTALGDLNDAELESLLSQLDQLEAAPLAEPESTPGGRVVASNGTGS, via the coding sequence ATGCGGGAGCTGCTTCCCGAGCTGCTGCATGATGCCCTCTCCGCCACCGATCGGGTGGCCGTGGAGGCGCACCTCGCGAGCTGCGAGGACTGTGCGGCGGAGTTCGCGCTCCTGCGCGCTGCGCAGCGCACGATGGCAGGCGTCCGTGTCCCGGCCTTCGACACGGCGGCGATCGTCGCGGCCCTGCCGCGTCCTGGGGCGCGCGCTCTCCAGATTCAGCCCGTCGCCTCGCAGCGGCGACGCTCCCCGATCTTCTTCCGGCTGGCGGCGGCGATCACCTTCGTCTCGCTCGGCGGGATGTCGCTCGCGGTGGCGCGCTCCTACTTCGGGAGCTCGCCGGTGGCCATCGTCGACTCGGCGCTGACGGGGGAGGGACCCTCGCCCGTGGCGCAGCAGGCCGCACTCGACGCCGCGCCGGCGCTCGCCAGCGCCGACACCCCGGTGAGCAGCGGGTCGGCCGCGAGCGGCCCCTCCGTCCATACCGCGTTGGGCGACCTGAATGACGCCGAACTCGAATCCCTTCTCAGTCAGCTGGACCAACTCGAAGCCGCCCCATTGGCCGAACCCGAAAGCACGCCGGGCGGTCGCGTGGTGGCCAGCAATGGCACTGGTTCGTAG
- a CDS encoding YicC family protein, which yields MTGFGVAEGTVGAARVAVEIRSVNHRFFNATIRLPSELGRWETEVREALRKRVTRGHISLTARVERGVAGAPAIDETRFGAYVELLRRLQARYQLDGEIDVAAVLRMPDVMSSISEGEDGDVSELLAIVDASAQALSASREEEGERLAVYLLERLAIVEGALSRIAERAPTRLLEQRERLRASVRELAQGVAVDEGRLAMEIAVLADRLDVQEELSRFKSHNTAFRQTLSRKDGEPVGKRLGFLLQEMLREANTTGSKSNDAAMLADVVTIKEELERIREQVENLE from the coding sequence ATGACGGGTTTTGGCGTGGCGGAAGGGACGGTAGGCGCTGCACGCGTCGCCGTCGAGATCCGCTCCGTCAATCATCGATTCTTCAACGCGACCATACGCCTCCCCTCGGAGTTGGGCCGATGGGAGACCGAGGTGCGCGAGGCGCTTCGCAAGCGTGTCACCCGCGGCCACATCTCGCTCACGGCTCGCGTCGAGCGCGGCGTAGCGGGGGCTCCGGCCATCGACGAGACGCGATTCGGCGCCTACGTCGAACTCTTGCGGCGGCTGCAGGCGCGCTACCAGCTCGACGGCGAGATCGACGTCGCGGCCGTGCTCCGCATGCCCGACGTGATGTCCTCGATCTCCGAGGGAGAGGACGGCGACGTGAGTGAACTGCTCGCCATCGTCGACGCGTCGGCCCAGGCGCTCTCCGCGTCACGCGAGGAAGAGGGGGAGCGACTCGCCGTGTACTTGCTGGAGCGCCTGGCGATCGTCGAAGGGGCGCTCTCCCGCATCGCCGAGCGTGCCCCAACGCGGCTGCTCGAACAGCGGGAGCGGCTCCGCGCCTCGGTGCGGGAGCTGGCGCAGGGGGTGGCGGTGGACGAGGGGCGACTGGCGATGGAAATCGCCGTCCTGGCCGACCGACTCGACGTGCAAGAGGAGCTGTCGCGCTTCAAGTCGCACAACACGGCCTTCCGGCAGACGCTGTCGCGCAAGGATGGTGAGCCGGTGGGCAAGCGGCTCGGCTTCCTGTTGCAGGAGATGCTGCGCGAGGCGAACACGACCGGGAGCAAGTCCAACGACGCGGCCATGCTGGCCGACGTCGTGACGATCAAGGAGGAGCTGGAGCGGATCCGCGAGCAGGTGGAGAACCTCGAGTGA
- a CDS encoding D-glycerate dehydrogenase: MTSLPSILVTRRLPEPVETTLAQAYGAVLNATDEPLAPRDLRAALARYDIVLCTLTDRLTRDVLTDGARRVRLLANFGAGTNHIDLEAARDAGIVVTNTPGVLTDDTADLTLLLILAAARRAREGDRELRDASWSGWRPTHLLGTRVSGATLGIVGFGRIGQAVARRAALGFGMRVCYHSRRRADAEVERACGASYVPTLDALLPQCDMISLHCPATPDTHHLIGDAELRRMRPSAFLVNTSRGDVVDETALIAALQDGTIRGAGLDVFEREPAVPEPLRLLPNVFALPHLGSATQASRVAMGECAIRNIAAFLRGQEPPDRVV; encoded by the coding sequence ATGACGTCTCTCCCCTCAATCCTCGTCACGCGCCGGCTTCCCGAGCCCGTGGAGACCACGCTGGCGCAGGCGTACGGCGCCGTGCTCAACGCCACGGACGAGCCACTCGCCCCCCGCGATCTTCGCGCGGCGCTGGCGCGCTACGACATCGTGCTCTGCACGCTCACCGACCGCCTGACGAGGGACGTGCTCACCGACGGCGCTCGGCGCGTGCGCCTGCTCGCGAACTTCGGGGCGGGAACCAACCACATCGATCTCGAGGCGGCGCGCGACGCGGGAATCGTGGTGACCAACACCCCCGGCGTCCTGACCGACGATACGGCCGACCTCACGCTGCTGCTCATCCTGGCGGCGGCCCGCCGCGCGCGCGAAGGCGACCGTGAGCTGCGCGACGCCTCGTGGAGCGGCTGGCGTCCGACGCACTTGCTGGGGACGCGCGTGAGCGGAGCGACGTTAGGCATCGTGGGCTTCGGGCGCATCGGTCAGGCGGTCGCACGACGCGCGGCGCTCGGTTTCGGGATGCGTGTGTGCTATCACTCACGGCGCCGGGCCGATGCCGAGGTGGAGCGCGCCTGCGGTGCGTCGTACGTCCCGACACTCGATGCGCTCCTCCCGCAGTGCGACATGATCTCGTTGCATTGTCCCGCCACCCCCGACACCCATCACCTCATCGGCGACGCCGAGCTGCGCCGCATGCGGCCCTCGGCGTTCCTGGTGAACACCTCGCGCGGAGACGTGGTCGACGAGACTGCCCTGATCGCCGCCCTCCAGGACGGGACGATCCGCGGGGCCGGGCTGGACGTCTTCGAGCGAGAACCGGCGGTTCCCGAGCCGTTGCGCCTGCTCCCTAACGTCTTCGCCCTCCCGCACCTGGGGAGCGCCACGCAGGCGTCGCGCGTGGCCATGGGGGAGTGTGCGATCCGCAACATTGCCGCATTCCTGCGGGGCCAGGAGCCGCCGGATCGCGTGGTGTAG
- the gmk gene encoding guanylate kinase — protein MNPFPLILSSPSGGGKTTLARMLLQRREDVGYSISCTTRSPRNGETHGKDYHFLSLDDFRDRRGRGDFAESAEVHGNLYGTLKSEVDRVFGTGRHVVMDIDIQGARQFIAAYPESVLVFLLPPSAEVLLGRLTGRNTESPEAVRKRLTGARDELAAVGSYQYVVVNDDLERAYTQVASIVDAETVRHRRVPLLEDRVRQLVDGLDREITKYARAT, from the coding sequence GTGAACCCGTTTCCGCTCATCCTGTCGTCTCCCTCGGGGGGAGGGAAAACGACCCTCGCCCGCATGTTGCTTCAGCGGCGGGAGGACGTCGGATACTCGATCTCCTGCACGACACGCTCGCCGAGGAATGGCGAGACGCACGGGAAGGACTACCACTTCCTGTCGCTCGACGACTTCCGGGATCGACGGGGGCGCGGCGACTTCGCCGAATCGGCCGAGGTCCACGGGAACCTGTACGGGACGCTCAAGTCCGAGGTGGACCGGGTTTTCGGGACCGGACGGCACGTGGTGATGGACATCGATATTCAGGGGGCGAGACAATTCATCGCCGCGTACCCCGAATCGGTGTTAGTCTTCCTCCTTCCACCGTCGGCCGAAGTCCTGCTGGGACGACTGACGGGTCGGAACACCGAGTCCCCGGAGGCGGTGCGCAAGCGCCTCACCGGCGCCCGCGACGAGTTGGCGGCGGTGGGGAGCTATCAGTACGTGGTCGTGAACGACGATCTGGAGCGCGCCTACACGCAGGTCGCCTCCATTGTCGATGCAGAAACGGTGCGGCACCGCCGGGTGCCGCTGCTGGAGGATCGGGTGCGGCAGCTCGTAGATGGGCTGGACCGCGAAATCACGAAGTACGCACGAGCAACCTGA
- a CDS encoding TonB family protein, with amino-acid sequence MRPDRLLPVVAAALLTLAAAPALRAQASDQVYAGEDVDTPPRLANPAKTARLVADSYPANLKRIGVAGQAQVQFVVDVSGKVEPGSVEVVLASTPAFASAAKNVVAKIEFTPGKSKGQVVRTRVLLPIQYK; translated from the coding sequence ATGCGCCCTGATCGCCTGCTCCCCGTCGTTGCCGCCGCACTGCTCACCCTCGCTGCCGCTCCGGCGCTCCGCGCCCAGGCGAGCGACCAGGTCTACGCCGGGGAGGACGTGGATACCCCGCCCCGACTCGCGAACCCGGCCAAGACGGCGCGCCTCGTGGCGGACTCGTATCCGGCGAACCTCAAGCGTATCGGAGTCGCGGGTCAAGCGCAGGTGCAGTTCGTCGTGGACGTGAGCGGAAAGGTCGAGCCGGGAAGCGTCGAGGTGGTGCTGGCGTCGACCCCGGCGTTCGCCTCCGCCGCGAAGAATGTCGTCGCGAAGATCGAGTTCACCCCCGGCAAGTCGAAGGGCCAGGTAGTACGCACGCGCGTCCTGCTACCGATCCAGTACAAGTAG
- a CDS encoding RNA polymerase sigma factor encodes MTADIVSGVEAPDGELIARWRAGDERAATLLVDRHAPSVARYVASLGIREGVDEVVQDAFVRAFGSLDAFRGDSSLRTWIFTIARRLVLDRRRARKRQRDTTELQDGDVVTEYDALDGMIAEEAERKMQRAIGRLTATQREVFTLRVSDGLSYKEIADVVGTTEGAARVHYHNALRQIKETLND; translated from the coding sequence ATGACCGCGGATATTGTATCGGGCGTGGAAGCGCCGGACGGCGAGTTGATCGCGCGCTGGCGCGCGGGTGACGAGCGAGCTGCCACCCTCCTGGTGGATCGGCACGCTCCGTCGGTCGCGCGATACGTGGCGAGTCTGGGGATTCGTGAGGGTGTGGACGAGGTGGTGCAGGACGCGTTCGTGCGGGCGTTTGGATCGCTGGACGCCTTTCGGGGCGACAGCTCGTTGCGAACCTGGATCTTCACCATCGCCAGGCGGTTGGTGCTGGACCGGCGACGCGCCCGCAAACGACAGCGGGACACGACGGAGTTGCAGGACGGAGACGTGGTGACCGAGTATGACGCCCTCGACGGGATGATCGCCGAGGAAGCCGAGCGGAAGATGCAGCGCGCCATTGGCCGCCTCACCGCGACGCAACGCGAGGTCTTCACGCTGCGGGTGAGCGATGGCCTGTCCTACAAGGAGATCGCCGACGTGGTCGGAACGACGGAAGGTGCGGCGCGCGTGCACTATCACAACGCGCTGCGGCAGATCAAGGAGACGCTCAATGACTGA
- a CDS encoding leucyl aminopeptidase, with protein sequence MTLTIAARATNTATLNTPLLVTLLPAGTDLPPHLKVLDKAIGGAIGRTLRRGDFRGGRDETLHLVGGSRGPRRLLLVGYGAASDRALALRRAATLAARQAHRMGVGTMSIVAGAVDAGEAEAILVGAQLGCWEYLDLRTPPPESDRRAPLREATLIADNAKSLGSAVGAAQAVGAGYALSRRLAQMPGNLCTPDLLEETARELGKRHALKVTVLGRKEMEREKMGSFLCVAQGTPQDPKLVAMEYRKGPKDQKPIVLVGKGLCFDTGGISIKPAERMEFMKFDMCGAAGVIGAMEAIARLALPINVVGVFGATTNMPSGTAVKPGDVVTASTGTTIEIINTDAEGRLVLADVLAWVKRFDPAAVVDAATLTGACVVALGNTTTGALGNDDALVAEVVGAARRASEPAWQLPMFDEYREQIKSDVADIKNTGGRAGGTITAAMFLREFVSYPWVHLDVAGTAYSESDLGIIPKGPTGTPTGTFIEFVRGRAH encoded by the coding sequence ATGACGCTGACCATCGCTGCGCGCGCCACGAACACGGCGACGCTGAACACGCCGTTGCTGGTGACCCTGCTGCCTGCGGGCACCGACCTGCCGCCTCACCTCAAGGTGCTGGACAAGGCCATCGGCGGAGCGATCGGGCGCACCCTGCGTCGCGGCGATTTCCGCGGCGGGCGCGACGAGACGTTGCACCTGGTGGGCGGGAGCCGAGGCCCCCGGCGACTCCTGCTGGTCGGGTACGGTGCGGCCAGCGACCGGGCGCTCGCGCTGCGGCGTGCCGCGACGCTGGCCGCCCGCCAGGCGCACCGCATGGGGGTCGGCACGATGTCGATCGTCGCAGGTGCCGTCGATGCGGGCGAGGCCGAGGCGATCCTGGTTGGCGCGCAGCTCGGCTGCTGGGAGTATCTCGACCTGCGCACGCCACCGCCCGAGAGCGACCGTCGTGCCCCGCTTCGCGAGGCGACGCTGATCGCCGACAATGCCAAGTCGCTCGGGAGTGCCGTCGGCGCCGCCCAGGCGGTAGGGGCCGGGTACGCCCTCTCGCGCCGCCTCGCGCAGATGCCCGGCAACCTTTGTACCCCCGACCTGCTCGAGGAAACGGCGCGCGAGCTGGGCAAGCGCCACGCCCTCAAGGTCACGGTGCTGGGGCGCAAGGAGATGGAGCGCGAGAAGATGGGATCGTTCCTCTGCGTCGCGCAGGGAACGCCGCAGGATCCCAAGCTCGTCGCCATGGAGTATCGCAAGGGCCCTAAAGATCAGAAGCCCATCGTGCTCGTGGGGAAGGGGCTGTGCTTTGACACCGGCGGCATCTCCATCAAGCCCGCCGAGCGCATGGAGTTCATGAAGTTCGACATGTGCGGCGCGGCCGGTGTCATCGGCGCCATGGAAGCCATCGCCCGCCTCGCGCTCCCGATCAACGTCGTCGGCGTGTTCGGCGCGACGACCAACATGCCGTCTGGCACTGCCGTGAAGCCGGGCGACGTCGTGACCGCCTCCACCGGGACCACGATCGAGATCATCAACACGGACGCCGAAGGGCGACTGGTGCTGGCCGACGTCCTGGCGTGGGTCAAGCGCTTCGATCCGGCGGCCGTCGTCGATGCCGCCACCCTGACGGGCGCGTGCGTCGTCGCCCTCGGCAACACCACCACCGGCGCGCTCGGGAACGACGACGCCCTGGTGGCCGAGGTGGTGGGCGCCGCCCGCCGCGCGAGCGAGCCGGCTTGGCAGCTTCCGATGTTCGACGAGTACCGCGAGCAGATCAAGTCGGACGTCGCCGACATCAAGAACACGGGCGGTCGCGCCGGCGGGACGATCACGGCCGCCATGTTCCTTCGCGAGTTTGTCTCCTATCCGTGGGTGCATCTCGACGTGGCTGGCACCGCCTACAGCGAGAGCGACCTCGGCATCATCCCCAAGGGGCCGACCGGGACGCCCACGGGCACCTTCATCGAATTCGTTCGAGGGAGAGCGCACTGA
- a CDS encoding uracil-DNA glycosylase, whose translation MTAPAEGSPPQEASHATIPLEQVPTGLVVGSPAHELFGGPQSPWQTLDDIAAAAAHCERCTLFRTAKQAVPGQGNPEADFVCVGEAPGANEDEQGVPFVGQAGQLLTKILAAINLSRDDVFICNVLKHRPPGNRNPTPDEVTACSPFLVRQIELLNPKVIVALGTFAAQTLLQTKEPIGKLRGKIHRYYGVPLIVTYHPAALLRNPSWKRPTWEDVQLARRLFDRARSA comes from the coding sequence ATGACCGCTCCCGCCGAAGGCTCGCCGCCGCAGGAGGCGTCGCACGCCACGATCCCCCTCGAGCAGGTTCCCACCGGGCTCGTCGTCGGGTCGCCCGCGCACGAGCTCTTCGGGGGACCCCAGTCCCCGTGGCAGACGCTGGATGACATCGCCGCGGCGGCGGCGCACTGTGAACGCTGCACCCTCTTTCGCACCGCCAAGCAGGCTGTCCCCGGCCAGGGGAATCCGGAGGCCGACTTCGTCTGCGTCGGCGAGGCGCCGGGAGCCAACGAGGACGAGCAGGGGGTGCCGTTCGTGGGGCAGGCGGGGCAACTGCTGACCAAGATCCTCGCCGCCATCAACCTGTCGCGCGACGACGTCTTCATCTGCAACGTGCTCAAGCACCGCCCCCCGGGGAACCGCAACCCGACCCCCGACGAGGTCACGGCCTGTTCGCCATTCCTCGTTAGGCAGATCGAGCTGCTCAACCCCAAGGTGATCGTCGCGCTCGGGACGTTTGCGGCGCAAACACTATTGCAGACCAAGGAGCCGATCGGCAAACTGCGCGGCAAGATCCACCGCTACTACGGGGTGCCCCTGATCGTCACCTACCACCCGGCGGCATTGCTGCGCAATCCGTCGTGGAAGCGCCCGACCTGGGAAGATGTCCAGCTTGCTCGACGACTCTTCGACCGCGCCCGCAGCGCGTGA
- a CDS encoding Spy/CpxP family protein refolding chaperone, producing MIRLFVPLFVLATAGQLQAQRVTSGAPPRGRAQLEQRFRERFGQVLKERLSLTDAQLAQMSEVNTRLESKRRELFIEERAVRKEMRDVLKGAEDQATQDRVAQLMDRALRVQRARLDLMENEQRELSTFLTPVQRAKFMGMQEQLRRRADDMRRRAEGDTLPDSLGIDMPRPGQRRQMLRRPGQP from the coding sequence ATGATCCGCCTTTTCGTCCCCCTGTTTGTCCTCGCTACGGCTGGCCAGCTCCAGGCGCAGCGCGTGACGAGCGGTGCCCCCCCGCGGGGGCGCGCGCAGCTCGAGCAGCGCTTTCGCGAACGATTCGGGCAGGTCCTCAAGGAGCGCCTCTCGCTCACCGACGCGCAGCTGGCACAGATGAGCGAGGTCAACACGCGACTGGAGAGCAAGCGACGCGAGCTCTTCATCGAGGAGCGCGCCGTGCGCAAGGAAATGCGCGACGTCCTCAAGGGCGCCGAGGATCAGGCGACCCAGGACCGCGTCGCACAGCTCATGGATCGTGCGCTGCGCGTCCAGCGCGCCCGCCTCGACCTGATGGAAAACGAGCAGCGCGAGCTGTCGACGTTCCTCACGCCGGTGCAGCGCGCCAAGTTCATGGGGATGCAGGAGCAGCTTCGCCGTCGTGCCGACGACATGCGCCGACGGGCCGAGGGCGACACGCTCCCCGATTCGCTCGGCATCGACATGCCGAGGCCCGGGCAACGCCGTCAGATGCTGCGACGGCCGGGCCAGCCGTAG
- the dnaB gene encoding replicative DNA helicase — MSSLLDDSSTAPAARDPFRDRRPPYSEDAEQAVISAMMMDRNAIVRAIEFVDDTMFYREAHRRLFRAMLSLNERGSVVDVLTLANELSLRGELEVSGGKDYLAELVDAVPTSANVEYHAKIIREKAIVRRLIETSTEIITSAYEGKTTSHDLLDTAEQRIFQINQSRKSEGFHRIKELLWQAMEKIEELSRHGESVTGVPSGFDDLDKLTLGFQPSELTIVAARPSMGKTAFVLNVAQNAAYYGKTAVALFSLEMAKEQLVTRMLAAEGWVDAQKLRSGKLTDDDFRNLAKASGILGTLPIWIDDTPGLSILEIRSRCRRLKAENNIGLIIIDYLQLIQGPADSESRQQEVSYISRSLKILARELEVPVVCLSQLSRGPEQRTGENKRPQLSDLRESGAIEQDADVVMFLYRPEYYEGAHDERGEPRRLADGTPLDGLAEVIIGKQRNGPTDTVRMYFHKKYTRFDNYSPRQE; from the coding sequence ATGTCCAGCTTGCTCGACGACTCTTCGACCGCGCCCGCAGCGCGTGATCCGTTCCGCGATCGGCGCCCTCCCTATTCGGAGGACGCCGAGCAGGCGGTGATCTCGGCGATGATGATGGATCGCAACGCCATCGTGCGTGCGATCGAGTTCGTCGACGATACGATGTTCTATCGCGAGGCGCACCGGCGCCTCTTTCGTGCGATGCTCTCGCTCAACGAGCGAGGGTCGGTCGTCGACGTCCTCACCCTTGCCAACGAGCTCTCGCTGCGCGGGGAGCTCGAGGTGTCGGGGGGGAAGGACTACCTCGCCGAACTCGTCGACGCCGTCCCCACGTCGGCCAACGTCGAGTACCACGCCAAGATCATCCGCGAGAAGGCGATCGTCCGTCGCCTCATCGAGACGTCGACCGAGATCATCACCTCGGCGTACGAAGGGAAGACGACGTCGCACGACCTGCTCGACACGGCCGAGCAGCGCATCTTCCAGATCAACCAGTCGCGCAAGTCCGAGGGCTTCCATCGCATCAAGGAACTCCTCTGGCAGGCGATGGAGAAGATCGAGGAGCTGAGCCGCCACGGCGAGAGCGTGACCGGCGTCCCCTCCGGCTTCGACGACCTCGACAAGCTCACGTTAGGCTTCCAGCCGTCCGAACTGACGATCGTCGCCGCGCGTCCGTCGATGGGCAAGACCGCCTTCGTCCTCAACGTGGCACAGAACGCGGCCTACTACGGCAAGACGGCCGTGGCGCTCTTCTCCCTGGAAATGGCGAAGGAGCAGCTCGTGACGCGTATGCTCGCCGCCGAGGGGTGGGTCGATGCGCAAAAGCTGCGCAGCGGCAAACTGACCGACGACGACTTCCGCAACCTGGCCAAGGCCTCCGGCATCCTCGGCACGCTCCCCATCTGGATCGACGACACGCCAGGGCTCTCCATCCTCGAGATCCGCTCGCGTTGCCGGCGCCTCAAGGCCGAGAACAACATCGGGTTGATCATCATCGACTACCTGCAGCTCATCCAGGGGCCGGCCGATTCCGAGAGCCGCCAGCAGGAAGTGAGCTACATCTCGCGCTCGCTCAAGATCCTTGCGCGCGAACTCGAGGTTCCCGTCGTCTGCCTGTCGCAGCTCTCGCGCGGTCCGGAGCAGCGCACTGGCGAGAACAAGCGGCCGCAACTCTCCGACCTGCGCGAATCGGGGGCCATCGAGCAGGACGCCGACGTCGTGATGTTCCTCTATCGCCCCGAGTATTACGAAGGCGCGCACGACGAGCGCGGCGAACCGCGCCGCCTGGCCGACGGCACGCCGCTCGACGGGCTCGCCGAGGTCATCATTGGCAAGCAGCGCAACGGTCCGACCGACACGGTGCGCATGTACTTCCACAAGAAGTACACGCGCTTCGACAACTACTCGCCGCGCCAGGAGTGA
- a CDS encoding DNA-directed RNA polymerase subunit omega: MRVFTPDEIANASANKYLGVLVAAKYARVLNEMPKNLTPSAREKKLTTRAMEELAGGDVEYKVIPRRRAE, encoded by the coding sequence ATGCGAGTCTTTACGCCTGACGAAATCGCCAACGCTTCCGCCAACAAGTACCTCGGGGTCCTCGTGGCGGCGAAGTACGCGCGCGTGCTCAACGAGATGCCGAAGAACCTGACGCCGAGCGCGCGCGAGAAGAAGCTGACGACGCGCGCCATGGAGGAGCTGGCCGGTGGCGACGTGGAGTACAAGGTGATCCCCCGCCGTCGCGCGGAGTAG